In the Clostridium cellulovorans 743B genome, TTGTAAGAATAAATGCTTATATTGTGATTTTAAATCATTTGAAGGAAAAGAAAATCTTATGGAACAATACATAGATAGCTTGATAGTTGAGATGAGTCTTAGGGTTTCAGAGAAGGTACAAAATATTTTTATTGGTGGTGGAACACCTACCTTTCTAAAAGAAGAACATATAAAGAGTCTTGGAGAAGCTATAAAGAAGATTCAAAAGGCTGAGAATTATGAATTTACTGTTGAGGGGAATCCAGGTACTTTTACAAGGGAGAAGCTTCTATTGTTTAAAGACATGGGGGTAAATAGATTGTCTATAGGACTTCAAGCATGGCAAAATAGTCTCTTAAAGGTTTTAGGGAGAATTCACAATAATGACGAGTTTATAGCTAGTTACAAATTGGCTAGAGAAATTGGTTTTAATAATATAAATATCGATTTGATGTTTGGATTACCAAATCAGACAATAGATATGTGGATGGATACCTTAGAAAAAGTAGTAGATCTAAATCCAGAACATTTATCTATATATAGTTTAATCATTGAAGAAGGAACAAGTTTTTATGATTTAAATGAAAAGGGAAAATTACTTGTACCTACTGAAGAAGAAGAAAGAGAAATGTATAACAAGGCTAAAACTTTTTTAGAATCAAAAGGATATAAGCAATATGAAATATCAAATTATTCAAAGTTAGGAAGCGAATGTAAGCATAATTTAGTTTATTGGGAACTTAATGAATATATAGGTTGTGGTTCTGCAGCACATTCTTATATTGATGGCAAACGATATGAAAATCTATCTTGTATAGAAGAGTATATAGATGCAATAAAAGAAAAGGCTGAAGCTGTGAAAGAAGTAATAATAAATAGTGAAGAGGACAATATTGAGGAGTATATTTTCATGGGACTAAGAAAAATACAAGGTATTAGTTTGCAGGATTTTAAAAATAGATTTGGGAAAGATATAAATGAAATATATCCAGAGATTATAAATAGGCATAAATCCGCAGGTCTTCTTATAGTAAATGATGAGAATATAAGGCTCAGCGAGAACGGTATAGAGTTATCAAACATAGTAATGAGCGACTTTATTCTTACTGTTTAGTATGAAATTTAGAACAGAAATGAAAAAAAGAGAAAATGAAAGATTTAACTAGGAATTTGATGGTAGTTTAATATAATAAGAGTTAAATGGTTTTTTTTATAAAAATAGTGTTTTTAGTGATGTTGACAAAAAAATTTGGAGATGTTATTTTAAATACATAGTGATTAGCACTCGATAGAAGTGAGTGCTAATAATGAGGTGATGATTATGGATATGGACGAAAGAAAACTTAGAATTCTCCAGGCTATAATCGACGACTATATAAATACGGGAGAGCCTGTTGGATCAAGAACCTTATCAAAGAAATACAACTTAGGAATAAGTTCAGCTACAATAAGAAATGAAATGTCTGATTTAGAGGAGATGGGGTATTTAATTCAACTACATACATCCTCAGGAAGAATACCATCAGATAAAGCTTATAGGTTGTACGTAGACAAATTAATAGAAGTACCAAAGCTGACCATTGCAGAGGAGAGAGCTATAAAGAAATATATAGTTGATTCTGCTATGTATGAGGTAGATAAGGTTTTAAAATGTACAGCTTCGATTTTATCGAGCTTGACAGGTCTAGCCTCTATTGTCAATACACCTACAACTGAATTAAGTTATATAAAAGCTATAACACTACTTCCAGTAAATAAATCAAATGTTCTGCTTACAATAATAACTGATAGCGGAGTTATTAGACAAAAGGTTTTAAAGACCTTTCATGAGGTTAAAGATGACATCCTTACAGAACTTAATAATCTCATTAATACTTCATTAAAGGGTGCCACCATTGATGATATAACTCATAAGCTTATTTCAGAGCTTAAGGAAGGCTTTAGTGGGCACGAAGATATTTTTATGAGTTTACTTCAGAGTGTTATAGAAAGCCTCCAAGAAGTAGATTTATCTAAAGTATATATTGATGGGGCAGTGAATATTTTAAACTTCCCTGAATACCAAGACATTGCAAAAGCCAAAAGTATGCTAACATTTCTTGAAAATGAAGAAACATTGAAAAATTTATTGAAAATGAATGATAAGTTTTCAATTGTAATCGGTAGTGAAAATAATATTGAAGAAGCTCAAGGTTGCGCTATAATTACAACAACCTATGGAGTCAATGGAAGAACCCTTGGCACAATAGGATTAATAGGACCTACAAGAATGCAGTATTCAAAGGTAATATCTATTTTGAACAATACTGTAGATGAGTTAAATAAGGCGATTACTAAGAATTATGAAGAATAGAGGTGACCTTATGTCAGAAGAAAAAAATATAGATAAAGAAGAATTAAATGATGTAGAAGAAAACTTAGAAGAAGCACAGGTTAATGAGGATTTAGAATTCGAAGGTGTAAAAGAAGAAGCTGACGAAGCATCATCAGAATTTTTACAAAAGAGAATAAAGAAATTAGAAGAGGAAAATAAAAAGCTTTCAAATGAAGTTTCAGCTTATCAAGATAAGTTAACTAGACTTCAAGCAGAATTTCAAAATTATAAAACAAGAACTGCTAAAGAAAAAGAAGGTATCTTTACAGATGCTACTTTAGAAGTTTTAAAAGAAATGCTTCCTGTACTTGATAATTTAGAAAGAGCAGCAACAGTTGATGGAAGTATTGAAGATATAAAAAAGGGTATAGACATGACAGTAAAGCAATTCCAGAATGCTTTAGTAAAATTGAATGTAGAAGAAATTCCAACATCAGAAGGTTTTGACCCAAATCATCATGAAGCTGTTATGCATATACAAGATGATAATTATGGTGAAAATGAAATTACAGAAGTATTCCTCAAGGGTTATAAAAGAGGAGATAAAGTATTAAGACATAGTATGGTGAAAGTTGCTAACTAACAAGGAGGAGAAATAAATGGCAAAGGTAATAGGTATCGATTTAGGAACAACAAATTCATGTGTAGCGGTAATGGAAGGTGGAGAACCAGTAGTTATAGCTAACGCTGAAGGTGCAAGAACAACACCATCAGTAGTATCTTTCCAAAAAGATGGAGAAAGACTTGTAGGTCAAGTTGCAAAAAGACAATCAATAACTAACCCAGATAAGACAATAATTTCAATAAAAAGACATATGGGAACTAACCATTTAACTAAAATAGATGATAAAGAATACACACCACAAGAAATATCAGCTATGATACTTCAAAAGTTAAAAGCAGATGCTGAGAGCTATTTAGGTGAAAAAGTAACTCAAGCTGTAATAACAGTACCAGCTTACTTTAACGATAGCGAAAGACAAGCAACAAAGGATGCAGGAAAAATCGCAGGATTAGAAGTTTTAAGAATAATCAATGAGCCAACAGCAGCATCATTAGCTTATGGTATAGATAAAACTGAAATCAGTCAAAAGATATTTGTTTATGACTTAGGTGGTGGTACATTCGACGTATCTATCCTTGAACTTGGAGATGGTATATTCGAAGTTAAATCAACTAACGGAGATACTCGCCTTGGTGGAGATGACTTTGACCAAAAGATCATAGATCATATAGCTGAAACATTCAAAAACGAATATGGCATTGATTTAAGAAACGATAAGATGGCACTTCAAAGATTAAAAGAAGCTGCAGAAAAAGCTAAGATTGAATTATCATCATCAATGCAAACAAACATCAATCTACCATTCATCACAGCTGATGCTACAGGTCCAAAACATATAGATATGGACTTAACAAGAGCTAAGTTCAACGAATTAACTCACGATTTAGTTCAAAGAACATTAACTCCAATGCAAAAAGCTTTAGACGACGCTAAGATGAATATAAATCAAATAGATAAAGTAATATTAGTTGGTGGTTCAACAAGAATTCCTGCTGTTGTTGAAGCTGTTAAGAACTTCACTGGAAAAGAACCATCAAAGGGTATCAACCCAGACGAAGCTGTTGCAGTAGGTGCGGCAATCCAAGCTGGAGTTTTAACTGGAGATGTTAAAGACGTTGTATTATTAGACGTTACACCATTAACTCTTGGAATAGAAACAATGGGTGGAATAGCTACACCATTAATCGAAAGAAATACAACAATACCAACAAGAAAGAGCCAAACTTTCTCAACTGCAGCAGATAACCAAACTTCAGTTGAAATCAACATTGTTCAAGGTGAAAGACAAATGGCTGCTGATAACAAGAGTCTTGGAAGATTCACTCTAAGCGGTATTGCACCAGCTCCAAGAGGAATTCCTCAAATCGAAGTTACTTTTGATATAGATGCTAACGGTATAGTTAACGTTACTGCAAAAGATAAAGCAACTGGAAAAGAAGCTAATATCACAATAACTGCATCAACTAACTTAAGCGATGATGAAATCGATAAGGCAGTAAAAGAAGCAGAAAGATTTGCAGAAGAAGATAAGAAGAGAAAAGAAGCTATCGAAGTTAAGAACAATGCAGATCAATTAATATACCAAACAGAAAAAGCTTTAACTGATCTTGCAGAAAAGGTTACTGAAGAAGAAAAGACTAAAGTTCAAGACAAGATTGAAGACCTTAAAAAGGTAAAAGATGGAGAAGATTTAGAAGCTATTAAAGCGGCTACAGAAGCATTAACTCAAGAATTCTATGCTTTATCAACTAAATTATATCAACAAGCAGGTGGCGAAGGTCAACCAGGACCAGATATGGGAGACTTTAACCAAGGAGCTCAAGGACAAAAGGATGATAATGTAGTTGACGCAGACTTTAAAGTAGACGATAATAAATAAGATGATTAGATGGGGAGGGGAGTATTCTCTTCCCTATTTTAAGGCATCTGAAATTAATTAAATTCTTTTATGATGTCGAAAGAAACTTTTATAGGTGGTGAAGATACTTGGCTAGTAAGGATTACTATGGTGTTCTCGGTTTAGAAAAGGGAGCAAGTGATGACGAGATAAAGAGTGCCTTTAGAAAAATGGCAGTTAAATATCATCCAGATAGAAATCAGGGAGATAAAGAAGCAGAAGAAAAATTTAAAGAAATAAATGAAGCATATCAAGTACTATCAGACCCAGAGAAAAAGGCTAGATACGATCAATTTGGTTCAGCAGATCCTCAAGATTTTGGAGGCTTTGGTGGCGGCGGTTTCGGCGGGTTTGACGTAAGTGATATTTTTGAAAGCTTTTTTGGTGGTGGATTTGGTGGCGGTTCTTCTAGACGTAGAAATGGTCCAGAAAGAGGCGCTGATATTGAAATTAGCTTAAATCTTACCTTTGAGGAATCAATGTTTGGAGCTGAAAAGGAAGTAAAAGTAGTAAGAAATGAATCTTGCGAAACTTGTAATGGTTCTGGAGCAAAGCCAGGAACATCGCCTGTAACTTGTGATAAGTGTGGTGGAACAGGGCAAATAAGAATTCAAAGGAATACACCACTAGGCGTTATGCAAAGCACAACTACTTGTGATAAATGTGGTGGTAAAGGAAAAACTATCACAGATCCTTGTACAAAATGTCATGGTTCAGGAATAGAAAGAAGACAAAGAACTATAAATGTAAGTGTTCCAGCTGGTGTTGACACTGGTAATGTAATTCCATTAAGAGGTCAAGGACATCATGGAAAAAATGGTGGACCAGCAGGTGATTTATACATTCATCTTAATGTTGCATCTAGCAGAGTTTTTGAAAGAGATGGTTTTGATTTAAGAATTGAAAAGCACATATCCTTTGGGGCAGCAGTATTTGGTGTAGAAGCTACAGTTCCTACTATAGATGGGGATGTAAAATACTCAATACCTTCAGGAACCCAATCTGGTACTGTATTCAGATTAAGGGGGAAGGGTGTTAAAAAGATAAACTCAACTCAAAGAGGAGATCAATATGTAAAAGTAATAGTTGATATCCCTAAAAACTTAAATGAGAAACAAAAAGAAGCTTTAAGAGAATATATGGATGCTTGTGGAGAAGATGTAACTCAAGCAAAAAAATCTAAGGGCGTTTTTAGTAAAATAAAAGATAATTTAAAAGATCTTTAGTAGGAATCACCCCTCTATAAAAGGATATTTATAGAAGGGTGTTTTTTTCAATCCTATAATTTGAATTTTATGTGGATAAATATAGATAACTACAATTGTAACTAAATGAATTCAAAAACAATTCTCAGCTTACAACAAAAAAGCAAGACGATGATTTGACGAATAACTTAAATTTAGGATATGGGTATCTATATAGATACCCATATCCTAAATTATTCAAGAAAGCTTTTAGCTGTATTTCAAAGATTATACAACGATTTTTTTATGAATAACTCAAATTTTAGCTGTGGCTATCTATAAACGGTGAACTTACAGTTCTAAAGTATAGGTTAAAACCTGACAAGGGTTAATACTTGTATTTATTTTTTATTATATGTTAATATTAATAGATAGATTTTATACGGAGGAAAATATATGAATAGCGAATGGATAGAGATTAGTATAGTAACTACTTCAGAGGCTGTAGAGCCTATTCAAGGAGTAATATATACAACAGATGTAAAGGGAGTTTCTGTAATAGATTCAGAGGATTTAGAGTTTAAGAAGAAACACCCAGGAGATTGGGATTATTTTGACGAAAACATTTTAAATATAAGAAAAGGTGCTGTTATAAAGGCTTACTATAATAGTTCTGTAGATCATAAAGAAGTTGAAGAGTACATAAGAAAAGGAATACAGCAAGTAAAAGAATATGGAGTCAACATAGAGCCTGGTACAATAATGGTGAACACTGTAAACGAAGAGGATTGGGCTAATAATTGGAAGAAATATTATAAGTCTACTAAGGTTGGAGCAAGAGTTGTTATTAAACCACAATGGGAAGAATATACACCTAAGGCTCATGAATTAGTTGTAGAATTGGATCCAGGTATGGCTTTTGGTACAGGAACTCACGAAACCACAAGAATGTGTATTCAAGCACTAGAAAGATATGTAGACGAAGGTAAAACAGTTTTTGATATTGGTACAGGATCAGGAATTCTTGCAATAGCGGCAGCAAAGCTTGGGTCAAAAAGTGTAATCGGTGGAGATTTAGATCCAGTAGCTGTTGATTCTGCAAATATGAATATAGGTTTAAATAATCTAGGAAACAATATTAGAATTTTTCATGGTGATCTTATGCAAGGAGTAGCAGGTCGTGCAGATGTAGTAGTTGCGAACATTATTGCTGATGTAATTATGTTTTTGACTCCTCAACTTAGAGATTATATTGTTGATGGAGGATATTTCATATCTTCTGGTATCATAAAAGATAGAAAAGACGAAGTTGTTAAAACTTTAATAAAAAATGGATTTGAACCTATGGAAGTAAATAACCAAGGCGAATGGATTTGTATCGTAGCTAAAAAACACGAAGACTTCCCAAGGTAGTAAAGTTCTTAGCATCTTTGATGCCTAGAAAACCTTATCTAGGGACTTATCGTCCGTCAAGATCAGTATTACCGGTGATAGCCGATAAACCTTTTAAAGTATAGGAGTTAATAAATATGCATAAGTTTTTTGTTGAGCCTTCTGAAATAGCAGAAGGAATAGTAACAATTGAAGGTGAAGATGTAAAGCATATATACAAGGTCTTAAGATTAAAGGTTGGAGATATAGTCAACATAAATGATTGTAATGGTACAGAATATAATGCTAAGCTCACTTCTATTGATAAAAAAGAAGTAAAGGCAGAAATTATTGAAACCCTTGATAGTAATAATGAGAGTCCAATCAAGATAGTTTTGTATCAAGGAATGCCTAAGGCAACAAAGATGGATTATATTGTTCAAAAGGGTACAGAGGTCGGTATAAATGCTTTTATACCTGTTAATACAGAAAGAGTAGTAGTTAATACCAGCGAATTTAAAAAATTAGACAGGTTAAATAGGATTGCTAAAGAAGCTGCAAAACAAAGTAAGAGAACGATAATCCCAAAGGTCCATGAGCCAATTGAATTTGAGGAATTGTTAAAGGAATTAGAAGAGTACAGTCTAATAGTAGTTCCTTATGAAAATGCTGAAAACTTTGGCATAAAGAATTTAGCAAAAGGTGTTAAAAAAGAAGAAGTAGACTCTGTTGCTATAATTATTGGACCAGAAGGTGGTTTTGAGGATTCTGAGATAGAGAGACTTAAGTCTATTAATGCACATATAGTAACCTTAGGACCAAGAATTTTAAGAACAGAAACTGCTGGTGTGGTTTGTGCTTCATTGATTATGTATGAATTAGGTGATATGGGCGGAAGCTTGTAATAGATATATAAAATAATAATTAAACTTAAGGTATTCAAGGTGATTAAGACACTTTGGATACCTTCTTTTTATAGTATATAACTTTCAATATTGAAGTTACAACAATATTCAATATATATATCGAGAAATCAATACAACCTATGAAAAGTCCTTATGAAAAAATTTCAAGGTCTATCTTAAGAAGGTTTGCTTCACTATATTCTACGTCAAATTAACTGTAATTAATATAAATATTTACAATTACTTTCAAAACAAGTAATATTAAAGTGAAAGGTTTTATAATTTTACATAAATTATAAAACTTAAAACATAAAAATGTGGGGGGAAAAAAATGAAAAAAAGATTTTGGTCTATACTTCTGTTAGTTATGGTGTTTATTATTAGTAATCAGCCAATAACTAATGCAGTAGTCAAAGCAGAAACTTCTAGACAGCTTTGTGATTTGCAGATTTTTAAAGATAAGGCTCCAGCCGGTTGGTGTGGAAGTGGAAATGGAGAATTAGAGACACAAAATGATATGTTACCAGTTGACACAGCAGTAATATGCAATGGTTTGCCGTCGCTAAAATTCAACGTTTCAAAACAAATAGATACATGGATGTCAGCTCAATTAGCAATAAGGGATTGGAATGCCCACGACTTAACACAATATCTTCCTAATGGATATATTGAATTCAATATAAAAGGAAATATTGGAGGAGAAGATGTTTTAATTGGTGCAAAGGATATTGTACATGAACGTAATGATGCAAGTGGAAATCCGTTAGAAAATGTTGAGCTATATCAACCAATTTCTAAGTACGCTACTATAACAAAAGAATGGCAACATTTAAAAATACCGATAAAAGATATTATAGACGAAACCAAAGGTTTTGTAACAAAAAGTGCTCAAGCTTTATTAATAGCTAGTGCTACTGGTCAGCCACTTACTGTATGGGTAAATGATTTTAAAATTACATCAACTGATAATGAAAAAGGTTTTGCAAAGATAAAGGTTAATCAAGTAGGATATTTAACCTATGGAGAAAAATGTGCTATTGTATCTGGCTTTGCAGATGAATTAAAAGCTGATACTAATACTGAATTCCAAGTGAAAAATGCTGTAAATAATGCTACAGTTTATACTGGTAAGTTAACTTTAGTAAAAGAGTATGACAGCACTGATTCAGGAGAAAAAGTTTTGCAAGCTGATTTTTCAGCTGTAACAACACCAGGAAGTTATTATGTTACTGTTCCTGCGGAAAACATGGAGAAGTCATTACAATTTAAGATTGGAAACGATGTTTACACTTCTCTTTTAGCAGATTCAGCAAGATATTTCTATTATCAACGTCAAGGGATAGACTTACAAGAAAAATATGCCTTAGCATATCCACGTAAGGAATCGACTCCACAAGATAGCACTGCTATATTTGAATCTAATCCTAACAAAGTTATAGATGTTTCTAAGGGATGGCATGATGCAGGGGATAAAGGAAAGGATCTTTTAAATGGTGCTTTAGCTGTATCTGATATGTTCTGGGCTTATGAAATGTTCCCTTCAACTTTCAAGGATAATCAATTTAATATACCTGAAAGCGGAAATGGAATTGTTGACGTTCTTGATGAAGCAAGATGGGAATTAGAGTGGATAC is a window encoding:
- the hemW gene encoding radical SAM family heme chaperone HemW, whose amino-acid sequence is MKSLYIHIPFCKNKCLYCDFKSFEGKENLMEQYIDSLIVEMSLRVSEKVQNIFIGGGTPTFLKEEHIKSLGEAIKKIQKAENYEFTVEGNPGTFTREKLLLFKDMGVNRLSIGLQAWQNSLLKVLGRIHNNDEFIASYKLAREIGFNNINIDLMFGLPNQTIDMWMDTLEKVVDLNPEHLSIYSLIIEEGTSFYDLNEKGKLLVPTEEEEREMYNKAKTFLESKGYKQYEISNYSKLGSECKHNLVYWELNEYIGCGSAAHSYIDGKRYENLSCIEEYIDAIKEKAEAVKEVIINSEEDNIEEYIFMGLRKIQGISLQDFKNRFGKDINEIYPEIINRHKSAGLLIVNDENIRLSENGIELSNIVMSDFILTV
- the hrcA gene encoding heat-inducible transcriptional repressor HrcA, coding for MDMDERKLRILQAIIDDYINTGEPVGSRTLSKKYNLGISSATIRNEMSDLEEMGYLIQLHTSSGRIPSDKAYRLYVDKLIEVPKLTIAEERAIKKYIVDSAMYEVDKVLKCTASILSSLTGLASIVNTPTTELSYIKAITLLPVNKSNVLLTIITDSGVIRQKVLKTFHEVKDDILTELNNLINTSLKGATIDDITHKLISELKEGFSGHEDIFMSLLQSVIESLQEVDLSKVYIDGAVNILNFPEYQDIAKAKSMLTFLENEETLKNLLKMNDKFSIVIGSENNIEEAQGCAIITTTYGVNGRTLGTIGLIGPTRMQYSKVISILNNTVDELNKAITKNYEE
- the grpE gene encoding nucleotide exchange factor GrpE, whose product is MKNRGDLMSEEKNIDKEELNDVEENLEEAQVNEDLEFEGVKEEADEASSEFLQKRIKKLEEENKKLSNEVSAYQDKLTRLQAEFQNYKTRTAKEKEGIFTDATLEVLKEMLPVLDNLERAATVDGSIEDIKKGIDMTVKQFQNALVKLNVEEIPTSEGFDPNHHEAVMHIQDDNYGENEITEVFLKGYKRGDKVLRHSMVKVAN
- the dnaK gene encoding molecular chaperone DnaK, with protein sequence MAKVIGIDLGTTNSCVAVMEGGEPVVIANAEGARTTPSVVSFQKDGERLVGQVAKRQSITNPDKTIISIKRHMGTNHLTKIDDKEYTPQEISAMILQKLKADAESYLGEKVTQAVITVPAYFNDSERQATKDAGKIAGLEVLRIINEPTAASLAYGIDKTEISQKIFVYDLGGGTFDVSILELGDGIFEVKSTNGDTRLGGDDFDQKIIDHIAETFKNEYGIDLRNDKMALQRLKEAAEKAKIELSSSMQTNINLPFITADATGPKHIDMDLTRAKFNELTHDLVQRTLTPMQKALDDAKMNINQIDKVILVGGSTRIPAVVEAVKNFTGKEPSKGINPDEAVAVGAAIQAGVLTGDVKDVVLLDVTPLTLGIETMGGIATPLIERNTTIPTRKSQTFSTAADNQTSVEINIVQGERQMAADNKSLGRFTLSGIAPAPRGIPQIEVTFDIDANGIVNVTAKDKATGKEANITITASTNLSDDEIDKAVKEAERFAEEDKKRKEAIEVKNNADQLIYQTEKALTDLAEKVTEEEKTKVQDKIEDLKKVKDGEDLEAIKAATEALTQEFYALSTKLYQQAGGEGQPGPDMGDFNQGAQGQKDDNVVDADFKVDDNK
- the dnaJ gene encoding molecular chaperone DnaJ, which produces MASKDYYGVLGLEKGASDDEIKSAFRKMAVKYHPDRNQGDKEAEEKFKEINEAYQVLSDPEKKARYDQFGSADPQDFGGFGGGGFGGFDVSDIFESFFGGGFGGGSSRRRNGPERGADIEISLNLTFEESMFGAEKEVKVVRNESCETCNGSGAKPGTSPVTCDKCGGTGQIRIQRNTPLGVMQSTTTCDKCGGKGKTITDPCTKCHGSGIERRQRTINVSVPAGVDTGNVIPLRGQGHHGKNGGPAGDLYIHLNVASSRVFERDGFDLRIEKHISFGAAVFGVEATVPTIDGDVKYSIPSGTQSGTVFRLRGKGVKKINSTQRGDQYVKVIVDIPKNLNEKQKEALREYMDACGEDVTQAKKSKGVFSKIKDNLKDL
- the prmA gene encoding 50S ribosomal protein L11 methyltransferase gives rise to the protein MNSEWIEISIVTTSEAVEPIQGVIYTTDVKGVSVIDSEDLEFKKKHPGDWDYFDENILNIRKGAVIKAYYNSSVDHKEVEEYIRKGIQQVKEYGVNIEPGTIMVNTVNEEDWANNWKKYYKSTKVGARVVIKPQWEEYTPKAHELVVELDPGMAFGTGTHETTRMCIQALERYVDEGKTVFDIGTGSGILAIAAAKLGSKSVIGGDLDPVAVDSANMNIGLNNLGNNIRIFHGDLMQGVAGRADVVVANIIADVIMFLTPQLRDYIVDGGYFISSGIIKDRKDEVVKTLIKNGFEPMEVNNQGEWICIVAKKHEDFPR
- a CDS encoding 16S rRNA (uracil(1498)-N(3))-methyltransferase, whose amino-acid sequence is MHKFFVEPSEIAEGIVTIEGEDVKHIYKVLRLKVGDIVNINDCNGTEYNAKLTSIDKKEVKAEIIETLDSNNESPIKIVLYQGMPKATKMDYIVQKGTEVGINAFIPVNTERVVVNTSEFKKLDRLNRIAKEAAKQSKRTIIPKVHEPIEFEELLKELEEYSLIVVPYENAENFGIKNLAKGVKKEEVDSVAIIIGPEGGFEDSEIERLKSINAHIVTLGPRILRTETAGVVCASLIMYELGDMGGSL